The following coding sequences lie in one Arachis stenosperma cultivar V10309 chromosome 5, arast.V10309.gnm1.PFL2, whole genome shotgun sequence genomic window:
- the LOC130979602 gene encoding uncharacterized protein LOC130979602 isoform X2, with product MAASVSLLRKLRSLPLCAWFGSRRRSLRSDAALEAIAKASEDKVPNLVVYNYPTFSGAFSALFAHLFHIRHNLPALILPFSSVPFLSLRIIGFDHRKSVLRNIPSADDLAENIMIHVNHEKSSSSAVYEYFSRKSADMNSDGVVPNLVESKDRERVEMILSYIEDGDLRRYTLPNIKAFNIGLNEWREKLNCISNPNMYKQLLELSAEGLIAKGNAHVSSRQDAASKLLQKVFRVRLGRGFYGECLGVRADGNSNLSDEIGRLLSLKSAAAGLRPIGAVIFMQRNNLKMCLRSMDRVTDTSEVARAYGGGGSPSSSSFIIRMDEYNQWI from the exons atggCTGCATCAGTGTCTCTGCTTCGAAAACTGAGGAGCCTCCCTTTGTGTGCATGGTTTGGGAGCAGGAGAAGGAGCTTGCGTTCTGATGCGGCATTGGAAGCCATAGCCAAAGCTTCAGAAGACAAAGTTCCCAACTTGGTTGTCTACAACTACCCTACCTTCTCTGGAGCATTTTCTGCCCTCTTTGCTCACCTCTTCCACATTCGCCACAACCTCCCTGCCCTCATTTTGCCCTTCTCTTCGGTTCCCTTTCTTTCTCTCAG GATTATTGGGTTTGATCACCGGAAATCGGTGCTTCGTAATATTCCCTCTGCTGATGATCTTGCTGAGAACATTATGATTCATGTTAACCATGAGAAGAGTAGCTCCAGTGCTGTTTATGAATACTTTTCGAGAAAAAGTGCGGACATGAATTCTGAT GGTGTGGTTCCAAATTTAGTGGAGTCGAAAGACAGGGAGCGTGTGGAGATGATTCTCAGCTATATTGAGGATGGAGATCTTCGCCGATATACCTTGCCTAACATTAAGGCCTTTAACATTGGACTGAATGAatggcgggaaaagcttaacTGCATTTCCAATCCGAACATGTATAAGCAG TTGCTGGAGTTAAGTGCTGAAGGTCTAATCGCTAAAGGAAATGCACATGTTTCATCTCGCCAGGATGCTGCAAGTAAACTGCTGCAAAAGGTGTTTAGGGTTCGGTTGGGAAGAGGATTTTATGGAGAGTGCCTG GGTGTTCGGGCAGATGGGAACTCCAACCTAAGTGATGAAATTGGAAGACTCCTTAGTTTGAAAAGTGCTGCTGCTGGTTTGAG ACCCATAGGAGCTGTGATATTCATGCAACGGAATAATCTCAAAATGTGCTTGCGTAGCATGGATAGGGTCACTGATACCTCTGAAGTTGCAAGG GCCTATGGTGGAGGTGGTTCCCCAAGTTCAAGTTCCTTCATAATAAGGATGGATGAGTACAACCAATGGATTTGA
- the LOC130979602 gene encoding uncharacterized protein LOC130979602 isoform X1, which yields MAASVSLLRKLRSLPLCAWFGSRRRSLRSDAALEAIAKASEDKVPNLVVYNYPTFSGAFSALFAHLFHIRHNLPALILPFSSVPFLSLRVEDLCIVGLETCYLLDFIPPKEFIFKLSKQSKCKIIGFDHRKSVLRNIPSADDLAENIMIHVNHEKSSSSAVYEYFSRKSADMNSDGVVPNLVESKDRERVEMILSYIEDGDLRRYTLPNIKAFNIGLNEWREKLNCISNPNMYKQLLELSAEGLIAKGNAHVSSRQDAASKLLQKVFRVRLGRGFYGECLGVRADGNSNLSDEIGRLLSLKSAAAGLRPIGAVIFMQRNNLKMCLRSMDRVTDTSEVARAYGGGGSPSSSSFIIRMDEYNQWI from the exons atggCTGCATCAGTGTCTCTGCTTCGAAAACTGAGGAGCCTCCCTTTGTGTGCATGGTTTGGGAGCAGGAGAAGGAGCTTGCGTTCTGATGCGGCATTGGAAGCCATAGCCAAAGCTTCAGAAGACAAAGTTCCCAACTTGGTTGTCTACAACTACCCTACCTTCTCTGGAGCATTTTCTGCCCTCTTTGCTCACCTCTTCCACATTCGCCACAACCTCCCTGCCCTCATTTTGCCCTTCTCTTCGGTTCCCTTTCTTTCTCTCAG GGTTGAAGATTTGTGCATTGTAGGCCTTGAGACCTGCTACCTGCTTGATTTTATTCCACCAaaagaatttattttcaaaCTCTCCAAGCAATCAAAATGCAA GATTATTGGGTTTGATCACCGGAAATCGGTGCTTCGTAATATTCCCTCTGCTGATGATCTTGCTGAGAACATTATGATTCATGTTAACCATGAGAAGAGTAGCTCCAGTGCTGTTTATGAATACTTTTCGAGAAAAAGTGCGGACATGAATTCTGAT GGTGTGGTTCCAAATTTAGTGGAGTCGAAAGACAGGGAGCGTGTGGAGATGATTCTCAGCTATATTGAGGATGGAGATCTTCGCCGATATACCTTGCCTAACATTAAGGCCTTTAACATTGGACTGAATGAatggcgggaaaagcttaacTGCATTTCCAATCCGAACATGTATAAGCAG TTGCTGGAGTTAAGTGCTGAAGGTCTAATCGCTAAAGGAAATGCACATGTTTCATCTCGCCAGGATGCTGCAAGTAAACTGCTGCAAAAGGTGTTTAGGGTTCGGTTGGGAAGAGGATTTTATGGAGAGTGCCTG GGTGTTCGGGCAGATGGGAACTCCAACCTAAGTGATGAAATTGGAAGACTCCTTAGTTTGAAAAGTGCTGCTGCTGGTTTGAG ACCCATAGGAGCTGTGATATTCATGCAACGGAATAATCTCAAAATGTGCTTGCGTAGCATGGATAGGGTCACTGATACCTCTGAAGTTGCAAGG GCCTATGGTGGAGGTGGTTCCCCAAGTTCAAGTTCCTTCATAATAAGGATGGATGAGTACAACCAATGGATTTGA